GTGGTGACCCGCCCCGACGCGCCCGCCGGGCGCGGCAAGAAGGTGCGCCGTTCCCCGGTGGGCGCGCTCGCCGACGAGCACGGCATCGAGGTGCTGACCCCGGCCAAGGCCGGTGACCCGGACTTCCTGGCCCGGCTGACCGAGCTGGAACCGGACTGCTGCCCTGTGGTGGCCTACGGCGCGCTGTTGCCGCAGCGGTCCCTGGACATCCCCAAGCACGGGTGGGTCAACCTGCACTTCTCGCTGCTGCCCGCGTGGCGCGGCGCGGCGCCGGTGCAGGCCGCGGTGCGGCACGGTGACGAGATCACCGGCGCGAGCACCTTCCGCATCGTGCGGGAACTGGACGCCGGACCGGTTTTCGGCGTGGTGACGGAGAAGGTGCGCGAGCGCGACACCGCGGGCGAGCTGCTGGAGCGCCTGTCGGTCTCCGGCGCCGAGCTGCTTTTGTCCACTATGGACGGTATTGAGGACGGCACGCTGGTGGCCGTC
The window above is part of the Allokutzneria albata genome. Proteins encoded here:
- the fmt gene encoding methionyl-tRNA formyltransferase, which codes for MRLVFAGTPEVALPALRALIDSPRHEVVAVVTRPDAPAGRGKKVRRSPVGALADEHGIEVLTPAKAGDPDFLARLTELEPDCCPVVAYGALLPQRSLDIPKHGWVNLHFSLLPAWRGAAPVQAAVRHGDEITGASTFRIVRELDAGPVFGVVTEKVRERDTAGELLERLSVSGAELLLSTMDGIEDGTLVAVDQPAEGVSLAPKVTVDDARVDFTAPAVAVDRLVRGVTPEPGAWTLFRGERLKLAPVLPVSGEDATGLAPGELRVEKRRVLVGTATTAVQLGEVQAQGKKRMAATDWARGSRIEAGERLG